The genomic region CCAGATCCTGTTCGTTCTTTGGTTCGCTCATAACGCCGCTCCTTGAGGGGACGGGGCTGATTTGCGTCGGGCTGCGGCTGGGCCGGATGGAGAGAGTGTCCGGCTCAGGCGGCTTCCTGCTCGCGCAGCCAGAACTCCAGCAGCGCCAGTTGCCACAGTTTGGAGCCGCGCAGCGGGGTGATGTGATCGTGCGGCGCAGCCAACAGCGTCTCCACGTAGGCCGGGTCGAACAGCTCCCGCTGGCGCGCGGTCTGGTCGGTCAGCACGCCGCGCACCCGCTCCAGAGTCTCCCCTTGCAGATATTTCAGCATCGGCACCGGGAAGTAGCCTTTGGGACGGTCGATCACCTCATGGGGAATCACCCGCCGCGCCGCCTCCTTGAGCACGTACTTGCCGCCGTTGTCGATTTTGAAGCGCGGTGGAATGCGCGCGGCCAGCTCCACCACTTCGTGGTCCAGGAACGGCACCCGCGCCTCCAGGCCCCACGCCATGGTCATGTTGTCCACCCGTTTGACCGGGTCATCGGTGAGCATCACGGTGGCGTCGATTTTGAGCGCGCGGTTGGCCGGGTCGGCCTTGGGGTCCTGGGCGAAGCGGGCGGTGACGAACTGGGTGCTGTAGTCGTCGCCCACCAGGCGCGGGTGCATGATGCGGCTGTACTCATCATGGTCGCGGTCGAAGAAGGCGCGGCTGTAGTCGGCCACCGGGTTTTGACTGCCCAACATGGGCGGGTACCAGTGGTAGCCGCCGAATACCTCGTCGGCGCCCTGGCCGCTCTGCACCACCTTGATCTGCTTGGCCACTTCGCGACTGAGCAGATAGAAGCCGATGTTGTCATGACTGACCATGGGTTCGGACTGGGCGGCGATGGTGGGGCCGAGCCATTTGAGCAGATTGTGGCCATCCACGGTGATCTTGTGGTGGCGGGTGTCAAAGCGTTGGGCGACGATGTCGGAGTACTCAAACTCGTTGCCCGATTCGCCGCCCGCATCCTCAAAGCCGATGGAGAAGGTGGCCAGATCCTGTTGCCCGGCTTCGCGCAGCAGTCCGGCCATGAGGCTGGAATCCAACCCGCCGGAGAGCAGCAGCCCCACCGGCACGTCGGCCACCAGACGCCGTTTGACCGCCCGGCGCAGCACGTCCAGGGTCATCTCCTGCCACTCTGCGAAGCTGCGTCCAGCGTCGGCGGGATCCTCGGGGAAGCTCAAGCGCCAGTAGGTGGTGTCGCTCTGCGAGCCGTCGCGGTCGATCACCCACAGGGTGGCGGGGGGCAGTTTGCGCACCCCTTTGAACAGGGTTAGCGGCGCAGGCACTACGCTGTGGAAGGTCATGTAGTGGTGCAGCGCTTCGGGATCCAGTTCGGTATCCACGCCGCCCGCCGCCAGCAGGGCGGGGAGGGTGGAGGCGAAGCGCAGCTGGCTGCCCTGGCGCGCCACGTAGAGCGGCTTGATGCCGAGGCGATCGCGGC from Magnetofaba australis IT-1 harbors:
- a CDS encoding N-acetylglutaminylglutamine amidotransferase produces the protein MCGLCGIVDFSGAAPDLAPIEAMKARLAPRGPDAEGSYQKNHVALGHRRLRVIDLTDAGAQPMVDDALGMSLVFNGCIYNHKELRAELEEHGYSFRSHSDTEVILKSYHRWGLACVERFNGMFAFAIHEHASGRVILGRDRLGIKPLYVARQGSQLRFASTLPALLAAGGVDTELDPEALHHYMTFHSVVPAPLTLFKGVRKLPPATLWVIDRDGSQSDTTYWRLSFPEDPADAGRSFAEWQEMTLDVLRRAVKRRLVADVPVGLLLSGGLDSSLMAGLLREAGQQDLATFSIGFEDAGGESGNEFEYSDIVAQRFDTRHHKITVDGHNLLKWLGPTIAAQSEPMVSHDNIGFYLLSREVAKQIKVVQSGQGADEVFGGYHWYPPMLGSQNPVADYSRAFFDRDHDEYSRIMHPRLVGDDYSTQFVTARFAQDPKADPANRALKIDATVMLTDDPVKRVDNMTMAWGLEARVPFLDHEVVELAARIPPRFKIDNGGKYVLKEAARRVIPHEVIDRPKGYFPVPMLKYLQGETLERVRGVLTDQTARQRELFDPAYVETLLAAPHDHITPLRGSKLWQLALLEFWLREQEAA